A region of Sulfurovum sp. DNA encodes the following proteins:
- a CDS encoding DNA translocase FtsK, with the protein MKTILIMTAILFIYGIFSTFFRDTALSGNIGNIVGNTNIYLFGSFAYMNILILFYPLYKLYTNVAVRNNIDFYLGWVLLFIGAILFESLILEAKDAGIIGPQVVEFLRPYIGEAGLWLLWLMTITLALTFIVDDEFQWQSLVSKREKIITLFKSMGTISKSIFLKFTIGIKKIMMIIFTNHFASPKLEDEIMPFIDIDIAEDTELKTITPKLTMKQETVVKKKPKPKPKKQTDSPVFEEVLGVEPPIKKLFDTQEDKEISDTKSTASSSSVKIVEELEENSKLMETLERGKVEKPKNFKLPKLDFLQKAPNQQKKHINEAEIDRKSGNLIEKLKLFKIDGDVVRTYTGPLVTTFEFKPAPHVKVSKILGLQDDLAMALSAETIRIQAPIPGRDVVGIEIPNEHSNIIYLREILEDDLFQNSKSPLTIALGKDIVGKPFITDIKKLPHLLIAGTTGSGKSVGINAMILSLLYKNDPEHLKLMMIDPKMLEFSIYDEIPHLITPVITEPKKAIAALANMVGEMERRYRLMAEKRTKNIDNYNEKIKRDNSGDEPMPFIVIVIDELADLMMNGGKEVETSIARLAQKSRACGIHLIVATQRPSVDVVTGIIKANLPSRLSYRVGQKIDSKVILDSMGAESLLGRGDGLFTPPGMTGLVRIHAPWATEEEIEEIVEFIKVQRAPEYDESYFVESSGTSLEKGEKEIELDSLYEEAKAVVLSDKKTSISYLQRKLQIGYNRSANIIDQLEATGVLSSPNTKGNRDILI; encoded by the coding sequence GTGAAGACCATACTAATTATGACAGCTATTCTTTTTATTTACGGTATATTTTCAACTTTTTTTAGAGATACAGCACTATCAGGAAATATTGGTAATATCGTAGGAAATACAAATATTTACCTTTTTGGTTCTTTTGCCTATATGAATATTTTGATACTCTTTTATCCACTTTATAAACTCTACACCAATGTAGCCGTACGCAACAATATTGATTTTTATTTAGGATGGGTTTTACTCTTTATTGGCGCCATACTCTTTGAGTCATTGATATTAGAGGCAAAAGATGCAGGAATCATTGGACCGCAGGTAGTGGAATTTCTTCGTCCCTATATTGGAGAAGCTGGACTTTGGTTACTTTGGCTGATGACCATAACACTAGCATTGACTTTCATTGTTGATGATGAATTTCAGTGGCAATCGCTTGTTTCTAAAAGAGAGAAAATAATAACCTTGTTCAAGAGTATGGGAACCATTTCTAAAAGTATTTTTTTAAAGTTTACTATAGGTATCAAGAAAATAATGATGATTATTTTCACTAATCACTTTGCCTCACCCAAGCTTGAAGATGAGATAATGCCATTCATTGATATTGATATAGCAGAAGATACAGAGCTAAAAACCATAACCCCAAAATTAACAATGAAACAGGAAACAGTGGTTAAAAAAAAGCCTAAACCAAAGCCCAAAAAACAGACAGACAGCCCAGTGTTTGAAGAGGTGCTAGGGGTTGAGCCACCCATTAAGAAGTTATTTGATACACAGGAAGATAAAGAAATTTCTGATACAAAATCAACAGCATCTTCAAGTAGTGTAAAAATTGTCGAGGAGCTTGAAGAGAACTCTAAGTTGATGGAGACACTAGAAAGAGGTAAAGTTGAAAAGCCAAAAAATTTCAAACTTCCCAAACTTGATTTTTTACAAAAAGCCCCCAATCAACAGAAGAAGCATATTAATGAAGCTGAGATTGACCGTAAGTCTGGTAACCTAATTGAGAAACTTAAGCTCTTTAAGATTGATGGGGATGTGGTTCGCACCTATACAGGACCACTTGTAACAACTTTTGAGTTCAAGCCTGCACCACATGTAAAGGTCTCTAAGATACTTGGATTGCAAGATGATCTTGCTATGGCACTAAGTGCAGAGACTATCCGTATTCAAGCACCCATACCAGGACGTGATGTAGTAGGTATAGAGATTCCCAATGAGCATTCAAATATTATCTATCTTCGTGAAATTCTTGAGGATGATCTCTTTCAAAACTCTAAATCTCCACTAACAATTGCATTGGGTAAGGATATTGTTGGAAAACCATTTATTACCGATATTAAGAAATTACCACATTTGCTTATTGCTGGTACGACAGGTTCGGGTAAATCGGTGGGAATTAATGCAATGATACTTTCATTGCTTTACAAAAATGACCCTGAGCATCTCAAGCTAATGATGATTGACCCCAAGATGTTGGAGTTCTCTATTTATGATGAGATTCCACATTTGATTACGCCCGTAATTACCGAGCCTAAAAAGGCAATTGCCGCACTAGCAAATATGGTAGGTGAGATGGAGCGTCGTTATCGCTTAATGGCAGAGAAGAGGACTAAAAATATCGATAATTATAACGAGAAGATTAAAAGAGACAATTCGGGGGACGAACCGATGCCCTTTATTGTTATTGTTATTGATGAGTTGGCAGATTTAATGATGAATGGTGGAAAAGAAGTGGAGACTTCTATTGCTCGCTTAGCACAGAAGTCAAGAGCCTGTGGTATCCATTTGATTGTTGCAACCCAACGACCAAGTGTTGATGTTGTGACTGGGATTATCAAGGCAAATCTCCCGTCAAGATTAAGCTACAGGGTAGGACAGAAGATTGACTCAAAAGTTATTCTTGATTCAATGGGTGCAGAGAGTTTGCTTGGACGAGGTGATGGGCTCTTTACTCCCCCAGGTATGACCGGATTAGTACGCATTCATGCACCATGGGCAACAGAAGAGGAGATTGAGGAGATTGTTGAGTTTATTAAGGTACAGCGTGCACCAGAGTATGATGAGAGTTATTTTGTTGAGAGTAGTGGCACATCACTAGAAAAAGGAGAGAAGGAAATTGAACTTGATTCACTTTATGAGGAGGCAAAGGCAGTTGTTCTCTCTGATAAGAAGACCTCTATCTCTTACTTGCAACGTAAACTTCAGATAGGCTATAATCGTTCAGCAAATATCATAGATCAGCTTGAGGCAACAGGGGTGCTCTCCTCTCCTAACACTAAAGGAAATAGAGATATATTGATTTGA
- a CDS encoding SufE family protein, with the protein MTIEETLQKYKEDFDLFVTPNEKMEYIFDLGKKHTTLTKEEKNDDTFIVGCASPAWLVGKCKDGKLILRGEGTSEMAKGMLTLLLDIFGNKKVDEILTFNPKRLEELGIVELLSPVRQQSLEAFIKKVYTYAQRCKDATS; encoded by the coding sequence ATGACCATTGAAGAAACACTCCAAAAATACAAAGAGGATTTTGACCTTTTTGTGACCCCTAACGAGAAGATGGAATATATCTTCGACCTTGGAAAAAAACACACTACTCTCACCAAAGAGGAAAAAAATGATGACACCTTCATCGTAGGATGCGCATCACCCGCATGGCTTGTTGGCAAATGCAAGGATGGTAAACTTATATTGCGTGGTGAAGGTACATCCGAAATGGCAAAGGGAATGCTTACCCTTTTACTAGATATCTTTGGCAACAAAAAAGTTGACGAAATACTCACTTTCAACCCAAAACGCCTTGAAGAGCTTGGTATTGTTGAACTGCTCTCTCCGGTACGCCAACAAAGCCTTGAGGCATTCATTAAAAAGGTGTATACATATGCACAGAGATGCAAAGATGCAACATCATAA
- a CDS encoding iron-sulfur cluster assembly protein translates to MKDPNNIQYNDIPSTAEEMAAWEAKFGNNTNSGADNRFDVIENKCHKPKDAEIDEEMRESIINQLKTIYDPELPVDIYNLGLIYHVDCWKNPTSRQSECKIIMTLTSATCSMSEVIVDLVRSIPSRLGGDLACIDVELVFDPPWDQNKMSDEAKLAMGML, encoded by the coding sequence ATGAAAGACCCAAACAATATTCAGTATAACGATATTCCATCTACTGCTGAAGAGATGGCAGCCTGGGAAGCAAAATTTGGCAATAATACAAATAGTGGTGCAGACAATCGTTTTGATGTGATAGAAAACAAATGTCATAAGCCCAAAGATGCCGAAATAGACGAAGAGATGAGAGAAAGCATTATTAATCAACTCAAAACTATCTATGATCCCGAACTACCTGTAGATATTTATAACCTTGGACTCATTTATCATGTAGACTGCTGGAAGAACCCCACCAGCAGACAGAGTGAATGCAAAATTATAATGACCCTTACCTCTGCAACCTGCTCTATGTCAGAAGTGATTGTTGACTTGGTACGCTCCATTCCCTCTCGCTTAGGAGGTGACCTTGCATGTATTGATGTAGAACTAGTATTTGACCCACCTTGGGATCAAAACAAAATGAGCGATGAAGCAAAATTAGCCATGGGTATGCTATAA
- the sufC gene encoding Fe-S cluster assembly ATPase SufC, which translates to MSKILEIKNIHTKIGEKEILKGLTLELEPGKVHAIMGPNGAGKSTLSKTIVGHYDIEVTKGDILYRNKSILEMAPEERALEGIFLSFQHPVEISGVNNAYFLRTALNAKRKYQGKEELNAAEFLREMKKYLEMLGMKADMISRSLNEGFSGGEKKRNEILQMLMLNPDVIILDEIDSGLDIDALRAVSEGINLMKDNKRSFLVITHYSRILDYIKPDYIHVLKDGRIIKTAGFELVSQLEEHGYESIVEEA; encoded by the coding sequence ATGAGTAAAATATTAGAAATCAAGAATATTCATACCAAAATTGGAGAAAAAGAGATACTCAAAGGGCTCACACTTGAGTTGGAACCAGGAAAAGTGCATGCTATTATGGGACCAAATGGTGCAGGCAAGTCAACACTAAGTAAGACTATTGTGGGACACTACGATATAGAGGTAACCAAAGGAGATATCCTCTATAGAAACAAGAGCATTCTTGAGATGGCACCAGAAGAGAGAGCACTTGAGGGCATCTTCCTTAGTTTTCAGCACCCCGTAGAGATCTCAGGCGTCAACAATGCCTACTTTCTTAGAACTGCATTAAATGCCAAACGCAAATATCAGGGCAAAGAGGAACTCAATGCTGCAGAGTTCCTGCGTGAAATGAAAAAGTATCTTGAAATGCTTGGCATGAAAGCAGACATGATTAGCCGTAGCCTCAATGAAGGTTTTTCCGGAGGAGAGAAAAAGCGTAATGAAATATTACAGATGCTGATGCTCAACCCTGATGTGATTATCCTTGATGAGATTGATTCTGGGCTTGATATTGATGCACTCAGAGCAGTTTCAGAAGGAATCAACCTAATGAAAGATAATAAGCGAAGCTTTCTGGTCATCACTCATTATAGCCGTATTCTTGACTACATCAAACCAGACTATATTCATGTACTTAAAGATGGGCGCATCATTAAGACTGCCGGATTTGAGCTGGTTTCACAACTCGAGGAACATGGCTATGAAAGCATTGTTGAGGAAGCATAA
- the sufB gene encoding Fe-S cluster assembly protein SufB → MAQEEIDKAVSGEYGLGFEIDIETDVVPPGLNEDTIKFISTKKKEPEWMLDMRLKALNRWRKMEEPTWGNITYEPVDYQSISYYAAPKTDGPKSLDEVDPKILEAYEKLGIPLEEQKQLAGVKVAVDAVVDSVSVKTTYQDELEKHGVIFCSISDAIHNYPELIKKYMFSVVPMTDNFFATLNSAVFTDGTFVYIPKGVRCPMELSTYFRINALNTGQFERTLIIADEGSYVSYNEGCSAPMRDENQLHAAVVELVAMKNAEIKYSTIQNWYPGDKEGKGGIYNFVTKRGICAGDNAKISWTQVETGSAITWKYPSCILKGNNSIGEFYSVAVTTLAQQADTGTKMIHLGENTSSTIISKGISAMKGQNTYRGLVKIGASATGARNYSECDSLLIGNQCGAHTFPYLESKDSQGQVEHEATTSKISDEQLFYLRQRGIDEESAVSMIVHGFCKEVFNHLPMEYAVEAKALLELTLEGSVG, encoded by the coding sequence ATGGCACAAGAAGAGATTGACAAAGCTGTTTCTGGCGAATATGGACTCGGTTTTGAAATAGATATTGAGACCGATGTGGTACCGCCTGGACTCAATGAAGATACAATCAAATTTATATCAACAAAGAAAAAAGAACCAGAGTGGATGCTTGATATGCGCCTAAAGGCACTTAACAGGTGGAGGAAAATGGAAGAGCCAACTTGGGGAAATATAACATACGAACCGGTAGATTACCAATCTATCTCCTACTATGCTGCACCCAAGACTGATGGACCAAAGAGTCTTGATGAAGTTGACCCAAAAATCCTTGAAGCCTATGAGAAGCTTGGTATTCCACTTGAGGAACAAAAACAGCTTGCTGGTGTAAAAGTTGCTGTTGATGCAGTTGTTGATTCGGTATCAGTCAAAACTACCTATCAAGACGAACTTGAAAAACATGGTGTCATTTTTTGCTCTATCTCTGATGCAATACACAACTATCCAGAGTTAATTAAAAAGTATATGTTCTCCGTTGTTCCTATGACAGACAACTTCTTTGCTACACTTAATTCGGCTGTCTTTACCGATGGAACTTTTGTCTATATTCCTAAGGGGGTACGTTGTCCAATGGAACTAAGTACCTATTTCCGTATAAATGCGCTTAACACAGGGCAGTTTGAGCGTACACTCATTATTGCAGATGAAGGTAGTTATGTCAGCTATAATGAGGGATGCTCTGCGCCAATGCGTGATGAAAATCAACTACACGCTGCTGTCGTCGAACTGGTTGCCATGAAGAATGCAGAAATTAAATACTCCACTATCCAAAACTGGTACCCAGGCGACAAGGAAGGCAAAGGAGGCATTTACAACTTTGTTACCAAGCGTGGTATCTGTGCGGGTGACAATGCCAAAATCAGCTGGACACAAGTAGAGACCGGTTCAGCAATTACTTGGAAATATCCAAGCTGTATTCTCAAAGGCAATAACAGTATTGGTGAATTCTACTCTGTTGCTGTCACTACACTAGCACAGCAAGCAGATACAGGAACAAAAATGATTCATCTAGGAGAAAATACAAGTTCAACCATTATCTCCAAAGGCATTTCGGCAATGAAAGGACAGAATACCTATCGTGGGCTAGTCAAGATAGGTGCAAGTGCTACAGGGGCAAGAAACTACAGTGAATGTGATTCTCTACTCATAGGTAACCAGTGTGGTGCACATACTTTCCCTTATTTGGAAAGTAAAGATTCTCAAGGACAGGTAGAGCACGAGGCAACCACCAGTAAAATTAGTGATGAGCAACTCTTTTACCTTAGACAAAGAGGTATAGACGAAGAGAGTGCGGTCAGTATGATTGTGCACGGATTTTGCAAAGAGGTGTTCAATCATCTCCCTATGGAGTACGCAGTGGAAGCAAAAGCATTACTAGAATTAACATTGGAAGGAAGCGTAGGATGA
- a CDS encoding SufD family Fe-S cluster assembly protein, whose protein sequence is MKLSELKKKSPSEIAQLLSVDRKSVALERFAILGLPNKKNEEYRYFQLKKLFEKEYCTISYIPKPIKEAKKIIIVDGIVTHAPHGMRIYYEQCQTIDMEHFDPMYYLGHLLSPHVIKIDLDGDTDVEVEHHYSQSGTLIAYRIVLINQANRHATLFESFYNKNIKDTLVLYGYDTFIAPDSTLRILKNQKIHGEDYAMIASHHLQLNRHANAVVKSFDMGSGMGLQLIKVDLDYYAHLNMGHLLYINDGAQRGTISKIIHQGKYATSHQEAKSIIDSASCGIFDALIRVEHSAKWTKAYQNSKAILLHEKAYMASKPQLEIYIDELEASHGSTTGQLDEKQLFYLRSRGIDEIEAKKILVIAFANTLIEQIKDSRHQEVIKATFEEAFYAGEKDFI, encoded by the coding sequence ATGAAGCTGAGCGAACTCAAAAAAAAGTCTCCTTCTGAAATAGCTCAGCTACTCAGCGTGGATAGAAAGTCTGTAGCACTTGAACGCTTTGCTATATTAGGATTACCAAACAAAAAGAATGAGGAATACCGCTATTTTCAGCTAAAGAAACTATTTGAAAAAGAGTACTGCACCATCTCCTACATCCCTAAACCCATCAAAGAGGCCAAAAAAATTATCATTGTTGATGGTATCGTTACCCATGCACCTCACGGGATGCGTATCTATTACGAACAATGCCAGACAATAGACATGGAACACTTTGACCCTATGTACTATTTAGGGCACCTGCTTAGTCCACATGTAATTAAAATAGACCTTGATGGTGATACTGATGTAGAGGTGGAGCATCATTACAGTCAAAGTGGCACACTTATCGCTTATCGTATTGTGCTAATCAACCAAGCCAATCGTCATGCAACACTTTTTGAGAGTTTTTACAATAAAAATATCAAAGATACACTGGTGCTCTATGGTTACGACACCTTTATTGCACCTGATAGTACCCTACGTATTCTCAAGAATCAAAAGATACACGGTGAGGATTATGCCATGATTGCCTCACACCATCTACAGCTTAACCGGCATGCCAATGCTGTTGTCAAAAGTTTTGATATGGGCAGTGGTATGGGATTACAATTGATTAAAGTAGATCTTGACTATTACGCACACCTGAATATGGGACACCTTCTCTACATCAATGACGGGGCACAGCGTGGTACAATTAGCAAAATTATCCATCAAGGCAAATATGCTACTTCTCATCAAGAGGCAAAAAGTATTATTGACAGTGCATCTTGCGGTATCTTTGATGCACTCATTAGGGTAGAGCACTCCGCCAAATGGACAAAAGCCTATCAAAACTCCAAGGCAATACTCCTGCATGAAAAAGCTTACATGGCAAGTAAACCACAACTTGAAATCTATATTGATGAGCTAGAAGCGAGTCATGGATCAACTACAGGACAACTTGATGAGAAACAACTCTTTTATCTACGTTCACGTGGTATCGACGAGATTGAAGCAAAAAAAATACTTGTCATCGCCTTTGCCAATACACTTATAGAGCAGATTAAGGATAGTCGCCATCAAGAGGTGATTAAGGCAACATTTGAAGAAGCCTTCTATGCAGGCGAAAAGGATTTTATATGA
- a CDS encoding UbiX family flavin prenyltransferase, translated as MKLVVAITGASGVQLGKKFIDYLPKEIEVHVIVSDNALTVESFEHTHVTLHSSCNIAASISSGSFRVDSTAIIPCSMNTLAKIACGISDNLPTRVAAVALKEQKKLLLAPRELPFSAIALENMHKLASLGAIIAPPVMGYYAEHQNLKEMEQFIIGKWYDALGISNALFTRWK; from the coding sequence ATGAAATTGGTTGTAGCCATTACTGGTGCCAGTGGGGTACAGTTGGGAAAGAAATTTATCGACTACTTACCTAAAGAGATTGAAGTGCACGTCATTGTCTCAGATAATGCGCTGACTGTTGAATCATTTGAACATACACATGTGACCCTGCACAGCAGCTGCAATATTGCAGCCTCTATTTCAAGTGGTTCTTTTCGTGTAGATAGTACAGCTATCATCCCCTGCTCTATGAATACTCTTGCTAAAATTGCTTGCGGTATCAGCGACAATCTCCCTACTCGTGTTGCTGCAGTTGCACTCAAAGAGCAAAAAAAACTTCTACTTGCACCTAGAGAGCTTCCTTTTTCTGCCATTGCTCTTGAGAATATGCACAAACTTGCCTCACTCGGTGCCATCATTGCACCACCTGTTATGGGCTATTATGCTGAACATCAAAATCTTAAAGAGATGGAACAATTCATCATTGGAAAATGGTATGATGCATTAGGAATATCTAACGCATTATTTACGCGCTGGAAGTGA